From the genome of Vitis riparia cultivar Riparia Gloire de Montpellier isolate 1030 chromosome 2, EGFV_Vit.rip_1.0, whole genome shotgun sequence:
TTTTCTACATTGTACATGTTACCTAAAACCTCAGAAACATGCTCTCACTTCATAGGGTTCAAAGTCTAATAGAAAAGAAATTCAAACTGGCTCAAACCACTTAAGTGGGCATACCGAATGAAAATGTACAAATGCAAATCCCCTTGATACATGAGTGAATTTATCTCGAACAAGTCGAAGATCCTGCAAATTAAAATTAGCAAGAAAAACTTAGAAGATGTAAAATTGAAAACCAGTATTTACAAAATAACCACACTTGAGTACCTTGATTGGAGCATGTTTAGAAAATTCATAACGAAGCATTTCCTCATCAGCATTTTCATCCAAACCTCGAACAACCAAAACATGGATAGGACCTGATTACATATCAAGTTAGCAAATTACAATGAATATAATGCTTAATGCATGCCAATTAAAAGCAATGGAGTGTTCCAACCTGCCTCTGATCCTTTCTTTCCTAGTGATGTTGCATTTGATGATGCTATATCTGCTGGTGGAGATTCATCAGTCCGGACTTCATTACACTGCATTAAGAGGGAGCAAAAAAAGGATTCAGTGACTTGATGCTCTGAACGCTAATCAAATGTAGGGTAACATATTATAGCCCCTTCGGGTTTAGACAAAAGGTTATTCTCTCATGGCCATGCTCTATATATAGTATGTTGGACCAAAATGATGGAATTCTTTATCAAAGAATAGTGTAACCATGAGCAACCATGTGCAGCAGACATGCTCTAATATCCAGCAACAATTAACAGCCAAGTAGCAGGCAAAAATGTGACAAAGGTGAAAGGCCAATGGTCAACATTCTTATGGGACATCCAACACGGAGACCATAAACTTGCAACAAAACTCATGGCACAGGTGTTGGCCTCCAAAGTGGTGCTTTGGCACAGCCTATGCCATGTCACCAACTGGttaaaaaatgctaaaaataggGAAATCCAAGGTACAAGGTAGGCACCTCCTAATCCATCGGGCATATAATCTATTTGGCTTATCATTCAGTCATTAGAACAGTGAAAGCTCATGAAAGACTAGACCTATGAGAAGATAGTGATAAAGAACAAAGTTGATGATATTCAAACTCTTGAAATGCAAGATTCTCCACAATAAGAGGCATACAATCAAAATGTCGGAGGCTCCCAATTAGGGAAGACCAGGGACTCTACTTCTCATTATGTTCATAATTTCTTTATGTTTACTATCCTGTCTAGTCTCATTGCAGTCGAACCAGAATACTCTACTTTTAGACATTATGGGAAAGTTTTGAATATCCAACTAAACAATAAAATCCTTCTGAGTGAGGATGGTCTACAGAAACGAGAAAACTCGCTGATAACTTGACCAAGAAAGAATAAAGGAAACAGTATCAAGGAAGGCTATAGCATAAGGAGAGAAGAACAAGCACAGAACCTGAAAGCAGGATGTACGCCGGGCAAAATTGACACAGCCACATATGATGCACATCCAGTCTGATGGTACTGTCATGCTTTTATGGTTAATATGACCTGATTTGAATGTGTTCTCCTGTCCAAAAGGTCCACCTGCCCCCCCAGTTGGCTTGCTACTGCAACAAAATGAAGTTCCAACTAGCAATAAATACACTTGCAGATAAAAGTCCTACATAAGAGTAGATGTGCTAAAATTACTCTTGAAGAACAATTTCATTGCAGAGAAGAAACAGAACTGTTAGAATATCCACACAAGTCCCAAATGgcaatattaaaatataacataGCTCAGATCTTATTACCCACTGAAGTCTAGACTACTCCAACATCATGCAGTGTAGAGATTATTTATGTTAACAAATAAGAAACCATAACCATGTCTCTTAGTTAAAGATGCTAAGGCAAGTTCTAAATTGCATTAAGATAAAAGCAGTAGCTAATCATTATTTaataagaagattaaaaaaagaaaaaaaaaacaaacaaacaaaggaaTAAGATCaaaaactcatattttttatagaGATGCTAATACAATCACATGCAAAATAATAAATGGGTGCATCTGAAATTATCCTTTGTACACCTCTATTCGTCCAAGGATTAAAACTTTCCTCACTATAAATACATATAAGCATACAAAAACATATGCACAAAATATGCATTAAACAGGCCACAAATAATCacatctttatttcattttttattttatcagaaGTTATCACATCTTCATTCCCTCCAAGGAATAACATATAACTACAATAAAAGTGATTCAAAAAACAAGACCGGCACTGAATTGTTTTACTAAATCAAGCTTGTCAAAGGAATATACCTGTACTCAAAGAAAAGCTTCCTGCCATCCACAACAAGACCATCATCTCCAATTTTATCCATCATCGCACGTGCTGCTCCCTATTTCACAACAATGGGCTTCTTATATTCCATTCATATAGCCAAAACACCAACTATTAAATGGTTATGCAAAAGTGGTACCACAGAAGGaaaatcaataaaagcaaaTCCTCGAGATATGCCAGAACTTCGTTCTTTAATCACACGAACATGCCGAAGGGGTCCCCATTCAGCCTAATAACAGTAAATGTTGAAAGAATGTTATAAACAAGGAAGGCAGAGGGCATTCCAAATGATATTCAAAGTAAAAGAATCAAGTAGAATAGTACAAGGATCTGGTACAGATCTTCCTCAGTAGTCTTCTGTGATAGACCCTTCACAACAACAGTAGCAGAAGGGGCCTACAAAAAATTAACACACACTTTAAAACCctttaatttgaagaaaaattacagtaataatatgaaaaatcacaCTACAAAGCATACCACAGAATAATGTTCATGTTGACGTTTATCTTCACGATCCCTTCGTTTTTCACTCCTTTCATGTCGACCATCATCATAGCTGTCCTCTCGATGACTTCGACCATGGCTCCGACCACGAGGAGACCTTGACCTAGGGCGATCTTCACGTCCACGAGACTTAGAACGCTCATGCTTTCTATGCGGACTCTGATCTCTTTCTCGACTCAAACCTCTCTTATCCCGCTCACGGTCACGTGATTCACGCCTCCTCCAATTACCGTCTCTCCTACTACCTCTATCATAATCAGAATCATAACTATGTCTGCCATAGTCATAGTCCCTCTCACGACTATCCTCCCTATTTTGATGAGAAAGACGAGATCGATAGTCATAATCATCGTATGCATGATCATCTCGATCACGTGCCCCAAACCTAGAAGGCCTATCAAATCCATGATCACGGTAGTTGTCAATACCACGATAGCCATCCCGAAACTTATCATATTCTTGAAATGTATCAACTTCATGGTACTTGTCCGCTTCACGAAAAGTATCCATTTCATGGTAAGAATCCAGGTATGGCTTCTCATGTCGTCTAGATTCCCTGTCAAGTGAATATTCCTCCTCAtagcttcttcttcttgtttgaGGCCAAAGACCAACTGCAGATGGAGGAGGGGGGTAGTTCTCTCTCTCTAGTATATCTCGATGGAAGGCATTCCTTGGATAGACATTATCCCTTGAGAACCGCTCATCTAGGAACCTCCTATCATCATATGAACCACCAACCCTGCCAAAAGAATGTAAGGTGGGATGGAAGAAAAGATATGTCGTACAACAAAAGTAAGCATATATACCAGAAAAACTACAATTCAGAGAGCCATCAAATATCTCTTATATAGAAGTCACATAGCAAAGcaaaattaatgcaaataaaaaacaagcaTATTGCAAGATTGCATGAAATACATACCGCTGCAACTAAAAAGAAcatctgtcaaacaaacaatttaaatacACACTTTACCCACGAGCAACTAAATTACCCTTGCGATGATAATCTGATTCAGCACTCACCGGAAGTTTGCGTCATGAACAGCTCCATACCCCTCCAAAGCCTGTGGATTCAAGAGAATAAGCTATGTCAGCAACAAATAATCATGGTACGAGGTAGGCAAATCCATTCCATATCCTCAATGCCCCACGGCTTTCTCTCATTGTTCTTAAGGATGAGATGCCATAAAAAATGGACAATCAGAAGAGCCCTAATTTCTTGTATTATCATCCCATATAGGTGATTAAGGAGGAAACCACAATTACGCTGTTATTATCCCATCCTTGCTGGAGACCATAGCGACCTGGATCCATTTCTTGCCAGACCCGTCAGCAATACCCCTGCGAGGCTCTTGATGATCTTTCAGAAGTTTCAGGAGCAGAATGTATGGAAACCTTTCCTGTAATGGATGCACAAACAGATATAGTTATGCCATGATGAACCAAGAACCAATTCTCATGACATGGCCTCCGCTTTTACTGGAATCCTCAAAAATCAAATCCTTTCCAGAAACACCCATCTTGAAACCTctttaacacaaaaaaaaaaaaaaaaaaatgttcctgATAGTAGAAAACCACCAGGCAGAATTCAAGAATATTATCACAAAGTGATACAGCGAGCAGAATATTATCTCGCACAATTAAGCGAAAATGAAAGTTGGTAACCAAGATGTTGTGTAAGCAACTTAGCTACATAAGGTGGAAGCATGCATGACGAAGATTCAAGTATCATGTCAGTGGCACTACTAAGGCAACCAATGTGGTTAAGCAGCATCATAATCTATAAGGTAATATTGATTTCATCACTTACTCTAATGCCTATTGATTCAATTATCATTCCACCTAACAGTTATCTGTAACGGTCTAATCAATAAAGCACCAGGTCAATAGTCATTTGAAATAATGTGCAAATCATAAGCAGCAAATATAATAGTGTAAAATATGGAACTACATATAAGCAAATAACTATTAGAAAAGTGTACTTATCTAACAAAAAAGTAAAAGCACAATACTACCTAGTTCTCACACAAATCCCTTGCACATTGAGTTTATAGTTGTCAAAAGAATATAACCATCCAAATATCATCATTCTTTTTAGACGCATCTACAAGTGTGGGCAACATGGAGACGTATTCTGATTAATGGACATTGGCCTTGCAGAACTTCTAAAAAGGAGTTAACATTAGATCCACAAGCAGTATAGGCACAATGACGAAAGCATTTACTTTTCTCTCCTCCGGTTTctcataaataattttctacATTCACAATAGAATCTCAACCAAACGTCTTGGATAAACTCAACCATGGTCCATGCTTAGACACTAAAATATGACCCATCAAGAATTCATACTCTACAGGGCTTATACAAGAATTCTTTCACTAGGCTTAAGCTAGTTGCATAAAAATAATGCAATAGTTCAGGCAAAGAAAAGTGGAAATTTTTAGGATAACCATCTTTATGTTCTAGAAAAGCAcgatatattattaaaaatttatggcTTTGTCATATCACACAACCAATTTCTGATTCAAAGAAAGGAAGATTGTGCCAGGTTGATAGCCAGCACAAACCTTTACTCGGGTCTTTTAATAGGAACTTTGAATCAAGTGTTTATGTGCATGAACCAGCATAAAGAATATTTTCAAGATCCGTTTGTTTTTTAATCATGTGTCATATTTtgtcaaattattaaaaatttatcatacATAAACTTCTACTAATTATGCACTTATATTTGAGACTGGTAGGCTTTATGCATCAACCAACGCAGGGCGGATACAGGGAACATACCATTTCCCATTGTTGCAAAATATTCTGTGAGCAGGTGTATTAGCCATCAGTACATGCAATTACCACTATTTTCTTGCTTACTTTTACAAACAATAAAGTGCCCTATTATTATGCTCCTACACATGTTCATTCTGACTCCTACTTCTCACACTTCTTCAGATGCATTTATTAAGCATTTCCAATTCTTTAGCAGATGGAAAACTTATTCAGAATACAGAAAAACTTTGTACAATGTTACACCTTGTGCTCCTAAAACCATGCCTTGAATCTATAGCCTATTATAAAAGGCGCACCTTAGAAAAATTAGGGTAAAACAATTCATTTTGccattttcttaaagaaaaatttaaggaaTTTGTCATCACCAAAAAACAGCCTTCATATTTTCTCTCAGTTTCTGAGTTTCTCAGCACCCAAATAGTAAAACATAGAATATATAGTTGTTTCTACACttctattcttgaaatttcttatTACATATTGGAATTTTGTATCATTGCATTAATTTTTGCCTGATGCTTCTGAGGACTATATCTTTTGTTAGATGATTTCAAGtgctttttctaattttttgttcaGATGGTCAAAATTTCATTGAGACATCCAAACCAAATGATCCAAAGGCAATTGCTCATTAAGATAATCAACATTTACAATCAAATTCAgccattttataaaaaataaaatttaaaaatgaaaaatgaagaaacttGTCCTGCTCAACAATGTAGATTGAAAAAGCAATCCTACCTAAGTCCCCTGGTCAATGACATTCCCAGCAAGCATatcaagaaaaattttataaaatgcaCATAAAAAATCCAGATTCTAAAATAGCAGAAACTATGACaattataatcataaaataCTTGGAATATGGTAATCCCATCTAACACGAGTTTTCAAGCAGTTATAGGAGTACACAGATAATCCACATGGCAGCAATAAGGGCAAAAACTTCATGCATCTAAggttaaaaaaacaatgaaagacAGGACTAACAGGAAAAGGCAATACACTTCAACGCCAAATTCagaaaaccaatttttaaaaaattgataaggcTTAACTTAaccaaataaaacataaatcatAATTGCAATATCTTCTGCACAAGCATAACTAGAGTGCATAATAGGCATCAAATATCATTCTTGATCTAATTTGAAGGTGCCAAATAAACACAAGATCCTGTCTTGAATCTGGATCATTTCAACTGAAATAATAAAGGTTACTCATAAATCCGGCATCTTTACCACAAAAAATGGTTTGTGCATAAACGATATATCCTGAAGATCAAAAGATTAGAGAAACAAAAGTACAAATAAGATATTACATGGCCATAGCAAATTCATCGCTACTGATATCAACCatcaaaactaattttaataataaaacatgaaataaaaaattcaatacaaaTGATTACTGATTTAGGGAGCCCTAAGGGAATAATTCAGATCCAAATCACGCCCTGATTTAATCCCTCAACGGAAAAAACCTCAACAACGCCAAGAATCATCCAAATTAACTACTTTCATTTTCCAGAGAACCTCTAAATTTACACAACTATCGCCAAGAGTTGCAAATAATACATGAAGCAAAATCAGTTCAAAGAAAAACCCGATTCCAAAAGTCAATGTTCCATCGGTAAGCAGTAGAGCTAAAACCAACAGCACCAATAACTACAGGGCTTTTACATTAACCAATAAAAATTGACAAACAGAAACATAAATCGCCGCCGATCTTCTCAATAATTGAACGGGAATAACaagaaccaaaaccaaaaataaaaaattgaaaccaaGAAAGGAGTAATTGAATCAATGAATGTGTGAACAACGAAGCACTCACtgatttctagggttttggaaCCGCAGAGTCCTCTTTCTTCGTCCACCGTTCGCCAGGGAGAATGTGGATGAGGGTAAAAAGCGATAGAGATGAGAGTATATGTTGATATGTTCAGCGAAAGAGGTTAGGGCAAATacagaagaaagagaagagagaaggAGAGGAGGGAGTTGATGGACGAGAAGAGTGTCGCGGACTATTAAAAGGGGAGTGATTTTGTTGACGGCAGTAAATAAACCCTAACAACTCTAGAAAAATCAATGGTGTGGCCGTGGCATCGTCTGCCCCTCGCGTGCGCTCTCAAATTactaatgaaaaaataataaaataaaattactcaaaaaaaaaaaaaaaactctatttttttctattaatttttatttctcttatgaattgtaaaattttataaatgttttattttatttttattgtagatttatttttaaactttaatttaatttcctttaaaTCAAAGCATTTAATAATTAGTCTTTTAAtacaacaaaatttattttttcaaaaaaaattattttaatttatttataagaattatattcaattcattttatgtttttcattaatTGTCTATCatgataatattataatttaaaaaatgaaaagaaaataaaagaaaaatctctCTGAGATTGTAAAAACTactttttcatataaaaaaaatagaaaaatggggaattgagtaaaataaaacacaattcaaataatttttgtagAACATATGGTGTTTTCGGATAAGACCTTGTTTTGGttaggtttagggtttttggtTATTGGGggtcaaaacaaaaaaaaaacacaaaataaaataaaatatgacaaaaataataattttatatgaaatatgggggaattcataaaaaacaaacaacatcttgttggagtgaaataaaatattttaattagtttctCTTGATGTTAGATTTTGAATGGAAAATCCTTGATATAACTTTATGAAATTTGGAAATGCAACTCAAAATGCTTATGAATATGAACATCTATATGACGGTAATGCATCACAGTTTGAAAGGGATGTGTCAaactatgaaagaaaaaaaaaatacatgatcTTATAATAGCAATtagtagaaaaatgaaaaaaaaaaaaatcaacagtaGGTAAGTATTTTGCACTAAGAAGTACGATACGGATTCAACCTTCTATTACAAGTGTATTATAGGTAAATAAACTatttaaagaacaaatatggttgttgaaaaattattttatatgcatgTATTTTGCTAATGTTGTGAATTCCTTCTACTTCATATCGATGTTGATACTATAGTTACAATCAGTCCTATATATATAAGGGTCCAACTTACCATTACTTGTGGATTAACATATTAAAGAATGTCAAAAAATAAGCTCAGTTACGTGTGAAACTCTTATAATGAAATTTTGGCAAACatatgatatataataataGGTAATGGTTGAACAAATGATAAAGAAGGAACACTCATTAACTTGTTTACTATCCCCAAGGAAGAACATTTGTGAAATTCATTGATACTTCAAATATTTGAAGGACGTAACTAATTTGTTTCAAGTATCTAAGGAGATAGTTGAATGAGTTGGTCTAAGGAATGTTACTCGTATGATCATTAGTAATGCAACAAATTATATGTTTGTAGGGAATATGATTTCTAAAAGCATAAACACATTAATTGATCTCTTTATGTAGCTCTTGGTGGATTAAAGGAGTGAGGACTAGTAGGTGCAACGCCTATCCAAGATATGAATTGCATCAAATTTATGGTAACCTATCTAGGAGAGTTGAATCCCTCTAAGTGTCAAACCCTGAACAGgttaaaagataatttatatAGACCTGCAAACTCATGAGATCGATatctagaattaaaaaaataaatgctcgtgaatttccaataaataaatcTATCATATTCTAGCAAATTTGGGATGATCGATTGAGCACACTTTCTCATTACTTAAGTTCCTTCGGCTCTTGAGCATCTTGAGCATTAGATAAGCAGTTGAGCGGTTCCAACAATTGAATATTGTTTCCATTATTTTAGCAtccctcatttttctaaaatattattttaaacaattttagtccataaaaaacatattgatCTACTTTAACCCTTTAATCACCCGACTTGCCACTAAAACGTACATTTTAAAACTTACTTGTAACATTTTAGTTGAGTCACTAGTAGTATTGAATCTTCAATGACAAATAAGTCACTATCCAAAAagtttcataaattataatatattggAATAAAATGCCAACATCTACTACACTCATTCTCTTAACAATATAATAATTTGGTATTAATTagatttaacttatttaataaaacaaatttattaagttctctatataaataaaatttaaaaattttaaattagaatttgTTAGAGTCTATTTGGcagagtttttaaaaacaatttttacatttttaaaaacataaaatagtttttaaaaattcataaaactaTTTGGTTATTGttctatgttttcaaattttaaaaacaaagtgaaatagaaaacaacttttaaagaacaattaaaagttattttcacctgtttttaaaaacaatagaaaaacgCGCACACTCTATTATCTATCTTatatatagaattattatttttcaaattttttattcgcCATACCAaattaactccaaattaaataaaacttgatGCATTGGATTTGTTaacaagtctattaattttaaaaaataatataaaacttaaataataaacttattaattccataaatttattaataatatatatatttataacatataataaaataatatattttctactaaaaatataatttatgattttattataatattactatttatgttttactaaaaactatatatatattgaagtcttgttgaaaatgaaattaattaattaatattatataaattgaatttaaaatgtttttacaaaatcaaaatatatatatttttaaataatttatccGAACAAgtcttttagatttttatttttaaaatcattttataatagtaatttaccaaatatccttaaatttataaaacatttaaaaactttttttgattctttaactttaaaaaagtttctaaaaaaacgTAAGAAATcatgataaaacaaaaaaaaaaaattaaaaattaactaaagtacttatttgacttgtattaaaaattgatattaaaattatttttatcttatataattttttgtttcactacaataaaaaaatatttcataattaaaaaaatatttatctataactcatatataattgtgggtttaatttttcttttttaataagacttaacttgaatttgatttcatattattatagattaattttataaatttttataaaatataggtaatacattgttttttaaaattatacaaattctttcatccaaacaaatttcttatttttgtcttaaaaaactattttttaaaacattttgtcAAAcactctaatttttaaaaaattacataaaagctgttttttgttctctattttgaaaacattttttaaaaacatcgcCAAATGTGCCCTTAGTTATCTTTTAAAGTTACTATGTTActtttcctaaaataattatcttaatATATACCTAATTTCCTTTTTGTCTCTATGtgaataaccttttttttactcttttttttttatatgaaaatgtaGTTCTTACAATCCCAtagagatt
Proteins encoded in this window:
- the LOC117907934 gene encoding SUPPRESSOR OF ABI3-5 isoform X3; amino-acid sequence: MDPGRYGLQQGWDNNSALEGYGAVHDANFRVGGSYDDRRFLDERFSRDNVYPRNAFHRDILERENYPPPPSAVGLWPQTRRRSYEEEYSLDRESRRHEKPYLDSYHEMDTFREADKYHEVDTFQEYDKFRDGYRGIDNYRDHGFDRPSRFGARDRDDHAYDDYDYRSRLSHQNREDSRERDYDYGRHSYDSDYDRGSRRDGNWRRRESRDRERDKRGLSRERDQSPHRKHERSKSRGREDRPRSRSPRGRSHGRSHREDSYDDGRHERSEKRRDREDKRQHEHYSVAPSATVVVKGLSQKTTEEDLYQILAEWGPLRHVRVIKERSSGISRGFAFIDFPSVGAARAMMDKIGDDGLVVDGRKLFFEYSSKPTGGAGGPFGQENTFKSGHINHKSMTVPSDWMCIICGCVNFARRTSCFQCNEVRTDESPPADIASSNATSLGKKGSEAGPIHVLVVRGLDENADEEMLRYEFSKHAPIKDLRLVRDKFTHVSRGFAFVHFHSVEDATKALEATNGTTLEKNGQILRVAYAKSILGPGSGTTGSSQSSSLAAAAIEAATFAQQYDAVGWAPKEYNPDDKQSTGGQDRGNGDPAGQKDGSAPQSGFVWDEASGYYYDAASGFYYDGNTGLYYDGNGGTWYSYDHSTQQYVPCTDQNDTKTSGKQSESSKASDSSNSRKVVISAPAATITSNEKAASLPDAVQAAATAAMAAEKKEKEKLKEIKLASKSSILANKKKMSNVLTMWKQRSHEGQATRVALDDNQPSAAVDDRPNSIGPSPKGKFRTDVVTTKEHTAASGGFTTSTSALTVGLESQVKARPVSNSLGGTVMGVIRGSGRGVVKSDTSYLGSSGGVSTSAPAAYTSGSSSSINSDATLTTPFRTDASALGSYTPPVAAGSGKRRFSEMPVQLASTQKEQPHTTYRDRAAERRSLYGSSSSTGDSLSDLGIGDSTY